The region TCCCCTCATTTCTCCCGATAAAACTGGTAAGTTGTCTGAAGCGGCCAAGGTAAAGCGTATTTTGCAGGGTTTAGAACGGGATATAGGTCAGTCCCAGCAGCATGATAATGCCGATAACAATCCAGGTAATAAAGGTGTAGCCGACGAAGTCCCGGAACTCAAGGCCCACTACCGACATAAACGGCAGGGCCCAGAAGGGCTGGATGAGGTTGACCCAGTCGTTGCCGTAGGAATAAGCGATGACCGTCTTGGCGTGCGGTACGCCAAGCGCCGCCCCGGCCTGAATGATGTACGGCGCTTCAACCGCCCATTTGCCGCCGCCGGACGGGATAAAGTAGCCAATAACGTTGGATAA is a window of Sporolituus thermophilus DSM 23256 DNA encoding:
- a CDS encoding TIGR00366 family protein → LSNVIGYFIPSGGGKWAVEAPYIIQAGAALGVPHAKTVIAYSYGNDWVNLIQPFWALPFMSVVGLEFRDFVGYTFITWIVIGIIMLLGLTYIPF